A window of Candidatus Nitrospira allomarina genomic DNA:
ATCCCCATTCACGCATTCACTATCGTTTTAGCCCTTATTCTCTTTGGAGGAGAAATCGCCACAGCGGAAATGCCGCCACCTGAACCGGATGAGGCCTATCTGGTCGACGAAGATATCAATATTGTCACCGGCCTCTACATTCGAGAATATTCCCTCCGCAAAGACGGCATCGTGGATTACAAAACCGCCCGCCAAATTCTCATCTCGGAATATAATGAACATTGGAATTCGGTTGTCGAAACCAAAGAATGGCCGTTATTCTACTGGCATGATGTGAACCGGGACGGACATTGGACCATGTATGTCGACCGAAAGGTCAAAGGCTGCACCTGCGATATCGTCCCCTATGAAGTGAAGACGGAGGACGCGATGGCACAAAAAGATCCTTTTTAACTAGGAAAGTTTTAAATAAGCGCCTTGGCCGTATTCACATACCTCTCTGTACGCTCCGCCCGTCCAAGCGGCGGCGGCCTTTCCTTTGAGGAGCCTCAGGACAGGGCTAGACGGGCCTTTTTGAACATCCTGCTTCGCTCAAAGAAGATCGTAAAATTCTGAATCCCCATAAGCTCTCAGAAGAACTTTGAGGTTCAACAGCCTGTTAGACACTTGCGCGACTCGACCCAACACAACCCGGTGCTCCACAGGACCAGGTGCCACGCTCCCTCCCCTTCTCCTGAAAATCGACATGCTTCCTGCTTCCCTGCACAGCAAACGAATCGCCGGTTGACCGGTGAATGAATTCGCCATCGTGGCGAAGTACACTCTTGGTCCGGTTTCTTGCTAATCTAATAAAAGATCCATCGACTAGTTCTGTAGGGTTTCAAGGAAAGGAGACATTCATGGGGCATTCATTAGAACAGCTGCAAAAGATTGCCGATGATCTAAAACGCCAACGTGACGAGCTTCAGGTAAAATTACACCTGGCCAAAGCGGATGCGCGTGATGAATGGGCGAAACTTGAAACACGGTGGGAAGACGTCAAGACCAAGATGGAAGCGGTTAAAAAAGAAGCGAGTCACACCACCGAATCCGTGTCCTCCGGGCTGGGACTGGTGCTGGATGAACTAAAAAAAGGCTACGACAACATTCGCAAGACATTGTAATCCGTGCCCTATCAGCGCATCTTTGATGTCTGATCCGGGTACCAATACGACACGGTCAGGTCATAGGAATTTTCGAAGGGAATATCGCAACCTCTCGAACCACTCATCGGAGCCTGCAGGATGACCCGCGACGAATTCACTAAAATTATTGACCATACCGCGTTAAAACCCGACACCACAAAAGATCAGATACGACAGCTCTGCGAAGAAGCCATGACGTTCGGCTTTGGGGCGGTCTGCGTCGCCCCGCTCTGGGTTCCGTTTGCCACGCGTTGCCTGACGGGATCTCCCGTCCGGATTGCCACGGTTATTGGCTTTCCTCACGGCAACACGCTTCCGGATGTGAAAGCCTACGAGGCCAAACTGGCCATTGAAGCCGGAGCGCATGAAGTAGATATGGTGATCCAGATTGGCTTGCTTCGAGCGGGCAATCATGGAGCCGTCCTGGACGATATTCAGGGCGTCATGAACGTCGCGCGTCGTGTCTCCCGATCAAAAATCCTGGTCAAGGTCATTCTGGAAACATCGCTCTTAAATAAGGAAGAACAACAAACAGGTTGCCAACTCGTGGAGAAGGCCGGAGCGGATTATGTGAAAACGTCGACCGGATTTACCGGTCGCCACGTCACTATTGAAGAGGTGGGGTTTTTGCGGAGTATTGTCGGAACACGGGTGGGCGTCAAGGCGGCCGGAGGCATCCGCGACCTGATCACTGCGGTGGCGTTGGTCAATGCCGGAGCGTCCCGCCTGGGGAGTTCCTCATCCGTGTCCATCATGCACATGTGGCCGGGATAAATTTTACCTTCCTTAAAAATTTTCTCTCCCTCTCCTCGACATTATTATAGATAGTCATTCCAATAAACTTCCGCTGTGTTCGGAGCAAAGTCATGCCTGCTTCCACCCACATCTTACTTACTGAAAATGATGTGAATCGTTGGATAGAATGCCGGGTTTCGGCCCGGCAGCCGAAGTCCTTTTGTTTCGGCAAAAGGACCCAAAACCATTGACGCCCCGCCTGGCCTCATTGAAGAGGAGGGACGCCAACCTTTAGAAGAGCGGACCAACTCGCTCTGCTCAAACAAGGTCCGCTAAATGCGAAGAGCGTCCCTCCCTAGGGCCAGCCGGCAGGCGTCGGATTAACGGTTCGCCTGGTGATTTGGGCGTCAGCCCGGTTGGCCGGCAACGAACGATGGTGCTTCACCCAACCAGCCAAATTTCGGAATTTATTTGAAATGACCATAAAATAGGGGGGATTCCTTCCTTGCCTTTTCCATTCATCAATTCCGCCAGTCGTAAGCGGGAAGTTATGGTTCCAGGCCGTCTCTTTCGTTTCACGTACCCGAGCTTTCCGACTGCCGGCCAGGCGTGCTATCGTCTCGCCCTCCTGAATGTGTTGACAACAATCTTGAGTCGCCCATGAAAACCGAAGCCACATCTGAAATGGGGAAAGAGGCCCAACATCCCCCCCTCTTGGATGAGGTGATGAAGCAGTTAACGGATCATCGCCAGGCCTTTCACGCCTTTCTGACCCGCCGTCTGGGTAATCCGGCCTTTGCCGAAGACCTCCTGCAACAATGCTTCATGAAAGCCATGGCCCATTTCCATTCCATCAAAAAGATGGACCGGATCGTCCCCTGGTTCTATCAAATCCTTCGCCATGCGTTGATTGATTATTATCGAAGCAAAGAAACGGACACCAAGCGGTTTCAAGCCTTTCTGGTTGAGACCGAGACACTGGGCACCCATCAGGTCCCTTCGCTGGATGAACTGCAACCGACGATTTGTGCCTGTCTGGATCGTCTCGTGTTGACCCTCAAACCTGAATATGCCGACATCATTCGCCGGATCGATTTGTCCGGAGAATCGTTGCAATCCGTCGCCAGGGAGTTACACATCACCACCAATAACCTCACGGTCCGGTTACACCGAGCGCGCCAGGCCTTGCGCAAGTCCCTGGAAGATTCCTGCGGGATTTGCAGCAAGCATGGGTGCTTGAATTGCACCTGCGAATAAGCCCCAACTCCCCTTCTCCCTACATCTCCCACATCTTCTTCCTCCTTTTTGCTCAATTTTCTTCCCGTTCCAGTTTTAAATAATCCCTCGCTGTAAGAATCAGGAAAGAGTTCCGTCTATATAAGCAGACGGGCATGTCGGACACCGAACAGGACATGCACCACACACAAACCAATTTCAACAGACGGAGGTTCCCATGGAAGATCTCACACTCACAATTGAAGGCATGAGCTGCGGGCATTGTGTGCAAGGTATCACCAACATCCTTTCCAAGTTGAAGGGCGTGAAGGTGGATCAGGTGAAAATTGGGGAGGCCACCCTTGGCTTTTATCCGCAGACCATCACACCCGACCAAATTATTCACGCGATCGAGGAGGAAGGCTACAAAGCCCGGCTCAGCATGGAGGCCGTATGAACACCATCGAATGGATCGTCATCATCGGTGGGCTATCGGCTATTGCCTGGGTCAATTGGTACTTCTTCATGGCTCAAGCTGTTGCAGCCAAGCGGGTGCAGAGGAAGACGGAACTCAGGACATCAGCCCCACGATGAACGATCAATGAAACCGTAACGCCCTAGCTTCCTTGTCATCCTGAGTGCAACGAAGAATCTCGTTCAGCGTGGAAGTCTGCACCTGGGCACAGATCCTTCGCCGAACGGCTCAGGATGACAACGGGGTGGGAGGCCAAGCAAGAACGTGCAGACTTTTTACATGCCTGAAAATTGAAATCAACAATCTTATCCATCAGCATCGAGCCGACAGAATAGGAAATCGGACATGAATACCGTCATCGCCAAACCAGAGAGCAGACGATCACATCCTCCCGTGAGGAAACGGGACGAATCCGCCGACATGAGCCCTCCCCGACGGGTCAGTCTTTCGGTCGGCGGCATGACCTGCGCCGCCTGCCAAATCCGCGTGCAACGTGCGCTGGACAAAGAACCCGGCGTCATTCAGGCCTCAGTCAATTTGATGTTGAAATCGGCGGAGGTGACCTACGATCCGGTCACCACGACACCGGATGCGGTCAGACGGGCCATTACACAGACCGGATATGAAGCGGAGATCCATTCGTCGGATCACACGGACCAGGATGAGCAGGCACAACAGGAACAAAAGCAGGCGGAGGAATTTCGATCATTTCGCAACAAGGCGGTGGTCAGCGGAATCCTCGGGGTGGTTGCCATGGTGCTCTCCATGCCGCTCATGAGTGCCGCACCCACACACCCGCACGGTGGGGTGACCGATCCGTTCATGCACTGGATCATGGGATGGATGACACCCGTTCTGACATCATTCGCTCCCGATCTCTATGCGATACATCCAAACATCCTGGCATTCACCCTGCTCGCCATGACCGTCTTCGTCATGACCTGGGCAGGCAGACATTTTTATACGCGGGCCTGGGCCGCCTTCCGCCATCATTCCGCCGACATGAATACCCTGGTGGCGGTTGGCACCGGCGCGGCCTTCCTCTTCTCCCTCCTCGCCACCCTCGCGCCCGAGATCTTTTTGAGGCGAGGCATGGCGCCGGAACTCTATTATGAAGCCGTCATCATGATCATTGCGTTGATTTTGACGGGTAATGCACTTGAATCAAGAGCCAAACGCCAAACATCGGCGGCCTTGCGAAAACTCATGACGCTTCAACCCCGAACCGCCCGGATCATCCGGGATGGCCGGGAACAGGAGATCCCGGTGGAAGACATGCGCACCGGGGACACCGTGCTGGTCCGTCCCGGAGATCGCATCCCCGTGGATGGCACCTTTCTCGCCGGAACCTGCTCGGTCGACGAATCGATGCTGACGGGAGAATCCATGCCCGTCGACAAACAGCCCGGCGATCGCCTGATCGGAGGCACCATGAATACCACCGGCGCGTTTCAGTACCACGCCACGACCTTGGGCTCAGACAGTGTGCTCTCTCGCATAGTGCAACTCATGCGCGAGGCCCAGGGGTCACGTGCGCCCATTCAAAAACTGGCCGACCGTGTCAGCGGGATTTTTGTTCCCGTGGTTCTCTCATTGGCGATTGCGACATTTATGGTGTGGTTTGTGGTGGCGGATACCGCCCCTGCCATTCGCGCCCTGGTTGCCGCCGTGTCGGTACTGATCATCGCCTGCCCCTGTGCGATGGGATTGGCCGTGCCCACAGCCGTCATGGTGGCTACCGGAAAAGGAGCCGACCTGGGCATACTCATCAAAGGTGGAGAAGCGCTCCAACGGGCAAGCCAGGTCACGACCATCGTCATGGACAAAACCGGGACGCTCACCGAAGGACAACCGGCCGTCACCGAAATTCTGTCGGCCCCCGGTACCACACACACCGCACAAGAAATCCTTCGTCTCGTCGCCTCGGTGGAACGTTCATCGGAACATCCGCTCGGCCAAGCCATCGTGCGGCATGCCACAACCCAGAAATACCCCTTGTCTCCGGTGCACGCGTTTCAAGCGATGACGGGACGGGGTGCCGTGGGAGTGGTCGAAGACTACAAAGTCGCCGTGGGAAACCAGGCCCTGATGTCTGAGTTGGGAATCCAGACCGGCGCAATTCAACAGGATGTCGAGCGGTTCGCCAGAGAAGGGAAAACCCCCGTGTATGTGGGCATCGACGGAACCGTGGCCGCTTTAGTGGCCATTGCCGACCCGCTGAAAGCCTCGTCTCGTGAGGTTGTCGACCGCTTGCACCGGCTGGGGTATCAGGTGATGATGCTCACGGGCGACCATCAACGCACCGCAGAAGCCGTGGCACAAATGGCCGGGATCACACGGGTCGTGGCGGGCGTCTTACCCGAAGGAAAGGTGGCGGAAATCACGCGGCTCCAGGCAAAAGGAGAAGTCGTCGCCATGGTCGGTGACGGCATGAACGACGCACCCGCCCTCGCCCAGGCGGATATCGGCATTGCCATGGGAGCAGGGTCCGATATTGCCATCGAAGCCGGCGATGTCACCCTCATGCGCAACGATCTGCGAGCGGTCGGGTCCGCCATCGAGTTGGCCCGGCAGACGATGAAGACCATGAAGCAAAATTTGTTCTGGGCCTTCATTTATAATGTCGTGGGCATCCCGGTTGCGGCCGGTATCCTCTACCCCATCTGGGGCATCATGCTCAGCCCCATCCTGGCCAGTGCCGCCATGGCCTTCAGCTCCGTCAGTGTCGTCACCAACAGCCTCCGCCTCCGCATGTGGTCGCCGGAGAACTGAGGATCGTCAGCCAACTTGATGGGCCCAGGCAGCCGGGAAGAAACGAATCCATTTCCTCCCGGCTTCTCATCGTTCCGGTATCTGGCTTCAGGAATTGGAGCCAACGTTTTTTATTAGCTCTCACAACAGCGTTCCGGCTGATCTGTTGTCTCAACATATCTCGAATCCTTTTCAACGCTGTCGGCACGCCATGCCACACAAAGGGCTCACGGATTTGCCCTCGTCAGAGGCCAGCCATATGTCGCGTGTCTAACCTTTTCGTTTTTTTCTCCTTCCCAATCCTTATATTTCGCCTTCTGACGGAAGTGGAAGAACTTTGCCAACCTTGGAAGGAACGCCCATTTGATACAATTATGGGTTACCCCTGGACAGAGACACTATGACTTCTTTTGCACCTGAAACCGCATTGATCCAAATGACACCCTACGGCCTGTACTGTCCTCAGGGGAGGTTTTACATCGATCCGGTCCGGGGACCGGTCGAGCGGGCGGTCATCACCCACGGACATGCCGATCATGCCAGAAATGTGGCGGAGACCTATTTCAGCACCTTTGGATCCTCACCGATTTTGCAGAAACGTTTATCCAACGACATTTCTTTGCGCACGGTTTCCTATGGTGACCCGTTTACTCTTGGGGATACCACAGTCAGTTTGCACCCGGCCGGCCATATTTTAGGTTCGGCTCAGGTCCGCGTGGAGCATCAAGGAGAGGTCTGGGTGGTGACCGGGGATTTCAAACGGGACCACGATCCGACCTGTCAGCCGTTTGAGGTTGTTCCCTGCGATACGTTGATCAGCGAAGCCACGTTTGCCCTTCCGATTTATCGTTGGCCTCCTGCCGGGCAGGTGGCCCGGGATATCCTGGCGTGGTGGGACGAAAACATCGAACTCCACCAGGTCTCGGTTTTGTTTTGCTACGCATTGGGGAAGGCACAGCGCGTACTGGCTGAGCTCAATAAACTCACCGACCGCAAAGTCTTTCTGCATGGTGCCATCCTACCCATCGTGGATATCTATCGAGAAGCGGGCATTGCCATGTTGCCGACGGAGAAAATCGACCTCCAGAATAAACGGGACTATGCCGGTGAACTGATCCTAGCCCCTCCCGGCGCGCTGGGATCGCCCTGGATGCGACGGTTTAAAGGCGCTCAGACCGGGTTTTGTTCAGGCTGGATGCGGGTGCGCGGCAATCGCCGTCGCGGTGGATATGATCGGGGCTTTGTCCTGTCCGATCACGCAGACTGGCCATCGCTGCTGCAAACGTTTGACGACAGCCGGGCGAGTCGTATCCAACTGCATCACGGATTTTCCGACATCCTGGTGCGGTACCTTGGCGAGCAGGGTGTGGATGCGATCAGCCTGGGATCACCTTTTGCGGATCCGGAGTCGGTATGAAACGGTTTGCCACTCTTTACCGGGCTCTGGATCAGACCACCTCGACGAACATCAAGCTCGCCGCCCTGCGGCGGTATTTCGAGTCGGTCCCACCGGCCGATGCGGCCTGGGCGGTGTATTTTCTGTCCGGCCGCCGGTTCAAGCGCATGGTGGGACCGGCCAATTTGCGGCAGTGGATGATCGAAGCGTCGAATCTTCCGGCCTGGCTGGTGGAGGAAACGTACGCCAGTGTCGGAGACCTGGCTGAAACTGCGGCGCTGTTGACCGATACCCAAGCGCCAACTTCAATCAACCATTCCCTATCGGAATGGATGGAGAAAGAAATGCTGGTATTAGGCACGGAACCTCCGGACCAACAGCGCCTGCGGATCCAAAGTTGGTGGCAACATCTGGATTACGATACGTGCTATTTGGTGAATAAACTCCTGACCGGCTCGCTCCGGGTGGGTGTCTCCCATCTTCTCGTCGCCCGCGCATTAGCCGACAGCGCCAATTTACCTCGGCCGGTCATTCTGCACCGGCTGATGGGCCATTGGGAACCAACCCCACAATTTTATGACCAATTGACCGCTCCGGATGACGGCTCCACCGATCATTCCCGCCCGTATCCTTTTTGTCTGGCCAGCCCCTTGGAGCAACAGAAAACTCTTCAGGAGTTGAAGACGCAATTGGGAGACGCGCGCGAGTGGTTGGTGGAATGGAAGTGGGATGGCATCCGGGCTCAACTCTTGCGACGGCCCGGGGCCTGTTACATCTGGACCCGCGGGGAAGAACTGGTCACCGATCGCTATCCTGAAGTGCGGGACGCCGCGTATGGGTTACCTGAAGGCACCGTGCTCGACGGAGAAATCCTGGCCTGGTCGGAGGAGACAGGCGTGATGCCCTTTACGATCCTGCAACGCCGGCTCGGCCGCAAGACCGTCGGCAAAAAACTTCTGCAAGACATTCCCATTTGTTTCATGGCCTATGATCTCATCGAGCATGAAGGCCAGGACATGCGTCAGCATACAACGACGGAACGGCGTGCCCTGCTGGATACGCTCCTCAAACAAGCCGGACCGGTTTTGAAAATTTCACCGCTGCTGTCCGTCACCAGTTGGAAGGAGGCCGCACAGTGGCAGGCGGAATCGCGGGGGCGACTCGTGGAAGGGTTGATGTTGAAACACCGGGACGCCCTGTACGAAGTCGGGCGCCGTCGCGGGCATTGGTGGAAATGGAAAATCACCCCTCACACCCTCGATACGGTCATGATGTATGCCCAACCCGGCCACGGGCGCCGCGCGAATTTATACACCGACTATACGTTCGGCGTGTGGCAGGATCAGGAATTGGTTCCGATTGCCAAAGCCTATTCCGGACTGACCAATGAGGAAATTTATGAACTGGATAAATGGATACGGCAACATACCCTCAAACGATTCGGGCCCGTGCGCTCCGTGAAACCCGAACAAGTTTTTGAATTGGCCTTCGAGGCGATCAACCGGTCATCCCGCCACAAATCGGGCGTGGCCGTGCGGTTTCCCCGCATTGCCCGATGGCGACGGGACCTTCATCCCAAAGATGCCGACTCGCTTGCCGATGTTCATTCCCTGCCCGGGACGGGAACCGCATGAGCACAGGCACACGAATCGACGCGTATTTCACGGCAAAAGGGTGGACCCGATTCCGCTTTCAACGGGAAGCCTGGCGGGCTTATCGACAAGGGCACTCGGGGTTGATCTATTCCCCGACCGGTAGCGGAAAAACGTTGGCCGCCTGGCTCGGGCCGGTTCGTCGCGCGCTCGAGACCCCCGCCGTCAACAAAGGGTTGCAGGTGTTGTGGATTACTCCGCTGCGCGCGTTGGCCAACGACCTGGCCGCGAAT
This region includes:
- the deoC gene encoding deoxyribose-phosphate aldolase → MTRDEFTKIIDHTALKPDTTKDQIRQLCEEAMTFGFGAVCVAPLWVPFATRCLTGSPVRIATVIGFPHGNTLPDVKAYEAKLAIEAGAHEVDMVIQIGLLRAGNHGAVLDDIQGVMNVARRVSRSKILVKVILETSLLNKEEQQTGCQLVEKAGADYVKTSTGFTGRHVTIEEVGFLRSIVGTRVGVKAAGGIRDLITAVALVNAGASRLGSSSSVSIMHMWPG
- a CDS encoding RNA polymerase sigma factor, which codes for MKTEATSEMGKEAQHPPLLDEVMKQLTDHRQAFHAFLTRRLGNPAFAEDLLQQCFMKAMAHFHSIKKMDRIVPWFYQILRHALIDYYRSKETDTKRFQAFLVETETLGTHQVPSLDELQPTICACLDRLVLTLKPEYADIIRRIDLSGESLQSVARELHITTNNLTVRLHRARQALRKSLEDSCGICSKHGCLNCTCE
- a CDS encoding heavy-metal-associated domain-containing protein, translating into MEDLTLTIEGMSCGHCVQGITNILSKLKGVKVDQVKIGEATLGFYPQTITPDQIIHAIEEEGYKARLSMEAV
- a CDS encoding heavy metal translocating P-type ATPase, whose amino-acid sequence is MNTVIAKPESRRSHPPVRKRDESADMSPPRRVSLSVGGMTCAACQIRVQRALDKEPGVIQASVNLMLKSAEVTYDPVTTTPDAVRRAITQTGYEAEIHSSDHTDQDEQAQQEQKQAEEFRSFRNKAVVSGILGVVAMVLSMPLMSAAPTHPHGGVTDPFMHWIMGWMTPVLTSFAPDLYAIHPNILAFTLLAMTVFVMTWAGRHFYTRAWAAFRHHSADMNTLVAVGTGAAFLFSLLATLAPEIFLRRGMAPELYYEAVIMIIALILTGNALESRAKRQTSAALRKLMTLQPRTARIIRDGREQEIPVEDMRTGDTVLVRPGDRIPVDGTFLAGTCSVDESMLTGESMPVDKQPGDRLIGGTMNTTGAFQYHATTLGSDSVLSRIVQLMREAQGSRAPIQKLADRVSGIFVPVVLSLAIATFMVWFVVADTAPAIRALVAAVSVLIIACPCAMGLAVPTAVMVATGKGADLGILIKGGEALQRASQVTTIVMDKTGTLTEGQPAVTEILSAPGTTHTAQEILRLVASVERSSEHPLGQAIVRHATTQKYPLSPVHAFQAMTGRGAVGVVEDYKVAVGNQALMSELGIQTGAIQQDVERFAREGKTPVYVGIDGTVAALVAIADPLKASSREVVDRLHRLGYQVMMLTGDHQRTAEAVAQMAGITRVVAGVLPEGKVAEITRLQAKGEVVAMVGDGMNDAPALAQADIGIAMGAGSDIAIEAGDVTLMRNDLRAVGSAIELARQTMKTMKQNLFWAFIYNVVGIPVAAGILYPIWGIMLSPILASAAMAFSSVSVVTNSLRLRMWSPEN
- a CDS encoding ligase-associated DNA damage response exonuclease; its protein translation is MTSFAPETALIQMTPYGLYCPQGRFYIDPVRGPVERAVITHGHADHARNVAETYFSTFGSSPILQKRLSNDISLRTVSYGDPFTLGDTTVSLHPAGHILGSAQVRVEHQGEVWVVTGDFKRDHDPTCQPFEVVPCDTLISEATFALPIYRWPPAGQVARDILAWWDENIELHQVSVLFCYALGKAQRVLAELNKLTDRKVFLHGAILPIVDIYREAGIAMLPTEKIDLQNKRDYAGELILAPPGALGSPWMRRFKGAQTGFCSGWMRVRGNRRRGGYDRGFVLSDHADWPSLLQTFDDSRASRIQLHHGFSDILVRYLGEQGVDAISLGSPFADPESV
- a CDS encoding ATP-dependent DNA ligase, which translates into the protein MKRFATLYRALDQTTSTNIKLAALRRYFESVPPADAAWAVYFLSGRRFKRMVGPANLRQWMIEASNLPAWLVEETYASVGDLAETAALLTDTQAPTSINHSLSEWMEKEMLVLGTEPPDQQRLRIQSWWQHLDYDTCYLVNKLLTGSLRVGVSHLLVARALADSANLPRPVILHRLMGHWEPTPQFYDQLTAPDDGSTDHSRPYPFCLASPLEQQKTLQELKTQLGDAREWLVEWKWDGIRAQLLRRPGACYIWTRGEELVTDRYPEVRDAAYGLPEGTVLDGEILAWSEETGVMPFTILQRRLGRKTVGKKLLQDIPICFMAYDLIEHEGQDMRQHTTTERRALLDTLLKQAGPVLKISPLLSVTSWKEAAQWQAESRGRLVEGLMLKHRDALYEVGRRRGHWWKWKITPHTLDTVMMYAQPGHGRRANLYTDYTFGVWQDQELVPIAKAYSGLTNEEIYELDKWIRQHTLKRFGPVRSVKPEQVFELAFEAINRSSRHKSGVAVRFPRIARWRRDLHPKDADSLADVHSLPGTGTA